A window from Pseudomonas kribbensis encodes these proteins:
- the rplP gene encoding 50S ribosomal protein L16 → MLQPKRTKFRKQMTGHNRGLALRGSKVSFGEFALKSVARGRLTARQIESARRALTRHVKRGGKIWIRVFPDKPISKKPLEVRMGKGKGNVEYWVAQIQPGKVLYEIEGVSEELAREAFALAAAKLPLATSFVKRTVM, encoded by the coding sequence ATGTTGCAACCAAAGCGTACGAAGTTCCGCAAGCAGATGACCGGCCACAACCGTGGTCTGGCACTGCGCGGTAGCAAAGTCAGCTTCGGCGAGTTCGCGCTGAAGTCTGTTGCTCGTGGTCGTCTCACCGCTCGTCAGATCGAGTCAGCGCGTCGTGCTCTGACCCGTCACGTAAAACGTGGTGGCAAGATCTGGATCCGTGTATTCCCGGACAAGCCGATCTCCAAGAAGCCTCTCGAGGTTCGTATGGGTAAAGGTAAGGGTAACGTGGAATACTGGGTTGCCCAGATTCAGCCAGGCAAAGTCCTGTATGAAATCGAGGGTGTTTCTGAAGAGCTGGCGCGTGAGGCTTTCGCCCTGGCTGCTGCAAAGCTGCCGCTCGCCACCTCCTTTGTTAAACGGACGGTGATGTGA
- the rplC gene encoding 50S ribosomal protein L3, whose product MTIGVVGRKAGMTRIFTEEGVSIPVTVIEIEPNRVTQFKTEETDGYRAVQVTVGERRASRVTAAQAGHFAKANVAAGRTVMEFRLEEGEYQAGDLINAEIFAAGQLVDVTGQSKGKGFQGTIKRWNFRGQDNTHGNSVSHRVPGSIGQCQTPGRVFKGKKMSGHMGAERVTVQSLEVVRVDAERNLLLVKGAVPGATGGNLVVRPAAKARG is encoded by the coding sequence ATGACTATTGGTGTAGTCGGTCGTAAAGCGGGTATGACCCGTATTTTCACCGAAGAAGGTGTCTCCATTCCGGTCACGGTCATTGAGATCGAGCCGAATCGCGTCACCCAGTTCAAAACTGAAGAAACCGATGGCTATCGTGCAGTGCAAGTCACTGTCGGCGAGCGTCGTGCTTCCCGTGTTACAGCTGCTCAGGCTGGCCACTTCGCCAAGGCGAACGTAGCCGCTGGTCGTACCGTAATGGAATTCCGCCTTGAAGAAGGCGAGTACCAGGCCGGCGATCTGATCAACGCTGAAATCTTCGCTGCTGGTCAACTGGTTGATGTAACCGGTCAGTCCAAAGGTAAAGGCTTCCAGGGTACGATCAAGCGTTGGAATTTCCGCGGGCAAGATAACACCCACGGTAACTCCGTATCCCACCGCGTCCCAGGCTCTATCGGCCAGTGCCAGACTCCTGGTCGTGTATTCAAGGGCAAAAAAATGTCCGGTCATATGGGCGCTGAGCGCGTGACCGTGCAGTCCCTGGAAGTAGTGCGCGTGGACGCTGAACGCAATCTGTTGTTGGTCAAGGGTGCTGTTCCTGGCGCTACTGGCGGCAACCTGGTTGTACGTCCAGCAGCCAAGGCTCGCGGTTAA
- the rplB gene encoding 50S ribosomal protein L2, giving the protein MAIVKCKPTSPGRRFVVKVVNQELHKGAPHAPLLEKKSKSGGRNNNGRITTRHIGGGHKQHYRMVDFRRNDKDGIVATVERIEYDPNRTAHIALLCYADGERRYIIAPKGVSAGDQLIAGALAPIKPGNALQLRNIPVGSTVHGIELKPGKGAQIARSAGASAQLIAREGVYVTLRLRSGEMRKVLAECRATLGEVSNSEHSLRSLGKAGAKRWRGVRPTVRGVAMNPVDHPHGGGEGRTSGGRHPVSPWGFPTKGAKTRGNKRTDKMIVRRRK; this is encoded by the coding sequence ATGGCAATCGTTAAATGCAAACCGACTTCCCCTGGCCGCCGTTTTGTGGTCAAGGTGGTCAACCAGGAGCTGCATAAAGGCGCTCCTCACGCACCGCTGCTCGAGAAAAAATCGAAGTCTGGTGGTCGTAACAACAATGGCCGCATTACCACTCGTCACATCGGTGGTGGTCATAAGCAGCATTACCGTATGGTCGATTTTCGTCGCAACGACAAAGATGGCATCGTCGCCACTGTCGAGCGTATCGAATACGATCCAAACCGTACTGCTCACATCGCACTGCTGTGCTACGCAGACGGCGAACGCCGCTACATCATCGCCCCTAAAGGCGTGAGTGCTGGCGACCAGCTGATCGCAGGCGCTCTGGCTCCAATCAAGCCAGGCAACGCTCTGCAACTGCGCAACATTCCAGTCGGTTCTACCGTACACGGCATCGAACTGAAGCCAGGTAAAGGTGCACAGATCGCTCGTTCCGCTGGTGCTTCGGCTCAGCTGATCGCTCGTGAAGGTGTCTACGTTACCCTGCGTCTGCGTTCCGGTGAAATGCGTAAAGTGCTGGCTGAGTGCCGTGCGACCCTGGGCGAAGTCTCGAACTCCGAGCACAGCCTGCGTTCGCTGGGTAAAGCTGGTGCCAAGCGCTGGCGTGGCGTTCGCCCAACCGTTCGTGGTGTTGCCATGAACCCGGTTGACCACCCACATGGTGGTGGTGAAGGTCGTACCTCTGGTGGTCGTCATCCGGTATCGCCATGGGGCTTCCCGACTAAGGGCGCGAAGACTCGTGGTAATAAGCGTACCGACAAAATGATCGTCCGTCGTCGCAAGTAA
- the rpsS gene encoding 30S ribosomal protein S19: MPRSLKKGPFIDLHLLKKIEVAAEKNDRKPIKTWSRRSMILPQMVGLTIAVHNGRQHVPVLVNEDMVGHKLGEFAGTRNYRGHVADKKAKR; the protein is encoded by the coding sequence GTGCCACGTTCTCTGAAAAAAGGTCCTTTTATTGATCTTCACCTACTGAAGAAGATCGAAGTGGCGGCGGAAAAGAACGATCGCAAACCAATTAAGACTTGGTCGCGCCGTTCGATGATCCTGCCACAAATGGTCGGTCTGACCATCGCAGTACACAACGGTCGTCAGCACGTCCCAGTTCTCGTTAACGAAGACATGGTCGGCCACAAACTGGGCGAGTTCGCCGGTACCCGCAACTATCGCGGGCACGTGGCAGACAAGAAAGCCAAGCGTTAA
- the rplN gene encoding 50S ribosomal protein L14, with the protein MIQTQSMLDVADNSGARRVMCIKVLGGSHRRYAGIGDIIKVTVKEAIPRGKVKKGQVMTAVVVRTRHGVRRADGSIIRFDGNAAVLLNNKQEPIGTRIFGPVTRELRTEKFMKIVSLAPEVL; encoded by the coding sequence ATGATTCAGACTCAATCCATGCTCGATGTGGCCGATAACAGCGGCGCTCGCCGCGTTATGTGCATCAAGGTGCTGGGTGGCTCCCATCGTCGTTACGCTGGTATCGGTGACATCATCAAAGTTACCGTGAAGGAAGCAATTCCTCGCGGTAAAGTGAAAAAAGGCCAGGTGATGACTGCTGTTGTAGTCCGCACTCGTCACGGCGTGCGTCGTGCTGATGGCTCCATTATCCGCTTTGATGGCAACGCTGCTGTTCTTCTGAACAACAAGCAAGAGCCGATCGGCACCCGTATCTTTGGGCCAGTGACCCGTGAACTTCGTACTGAGAAGTTCATGAAGATCGTCTCGCTCGCCCCAGAAGTGCTGTAA
- the rpsJ gene encoding 30S ribosomal protein S10, with protein MQNQQIRIRLKAFDHRLIDQSTQEIVETAKRTGAQVRGPIPLPTRKERFTVLVSPHVNKDARDQYEIRTHKRVLDIVQPTDKTVDALMKLDLAAGVEVQISLG; from the coding sequence ATGCAAAATCAGCAAATCCGTATCAGGTTGAAGGCTTTTGACCATCGCCTGATCGACCAATCAACCCAGGAAATCGTGGAAACCGCGAAACGTACTGGTGCTCAAGTGCGTGGTCCAATTCCACTGCCTACCCGTAAAGAGCGGTTCACCGTTCTGGTTTCCCCGCACGTCAACAAAGACGCGCGTGACCAGTACGAAATCCGCACTCATAAGCGCGTTCTGGACATCGTCCAGCCAACGGATAAAACCGTTGATGCTCTTATGAAGCTTGATCTTGCGGCCGGTGTGGAAGTGCAGATCAGCCTCGGCTAA
- the rpsQ gene encoding 30S ribosomal protein S17 has protein sequence MAEAEKTVRTLTGRVVSDKMDKTITVLIERRVKHPIYGKYVKRSTKLHAHDETNQCHIGDKVTIRETRPMAKTKSWALVDVLERAVEV, from the coding sequence ATGGCTGAAGCCGAAAAAACTGTCCGTACGCTGACTGGCCGTGTTGTCAGCGACAAGATGGACAAAACCATCACCGTTCTGATCGAGCGTCGCGTTAAGCACCCGATCTACGGTAAATACGTTAAGCGTTCGACTAAGCTGCACGCGCACGACGAAACCAATCAGTGCCACATCGGCGACAAAGTCACTATTCGTGAAACTCGTCCGATGGCCAAGACCAAGTCTTGGGCGCTGGTTGATGTTCTCGAACGCGCTGTGGAAGTCTAA
- the rplW gene encoding 50S ribosomal protein L23, translating to MNQERVFKVLLGPHVSEKATVLADKKGQFVFKVATDATKLEIKKAVESLFSVKVERVTTLNVLGKSKRTARGLGKRNDWKKAVISLQPGQDLDFSSSAE from the coding sequence ATGAACCAGGAACGCGTATTTAAAGTTCTGCTTGGCCCGCACGTTTCCGAGAAGGCTACGGTTCTGGCAGACAAGAAAGGCCAGTTCGTTTTCAAGGTTGCTACCGATGCAACCAAGCTGGAAATCAAGAAGGCCGTCGAAAGCCTGTTCAGCGTGAAAGTTGAGCGTGTTACTACCCTGAACGTTCTGGGTAAGAGCAAGCGCACCGCTCGCGGTCTGGGCAAGCGTAATGACTGGAAGAAGGCAGTTATCTCCCTTCAGCCAGGCCAAGATCTCGATTTCAGCAGCAGTGCTGAGTAA
- the rpmC gene encoding 50S ribosomal protein L29 codes for MKANELREKSAQQLNEQLLGLLRDQFNLRMQKATGQLGQSHLLSQVKRDIARVKTVLNQQAGK; via the coding sequence ATGAAAGCGAATGAACTTCGTGAAAAATCCGCACAGCAGCTGAACGAGCAACTGCTCGGCTTGCTGCGCGACCAGTTCAATCTGCGCATGCAGAAAGCAACTGGCCAGTTGGGGCAGTCTCATCTGCTCTCGCAAGTTAAGCGTGACATCGCTCGCGTGAAGACTGTGCTCAACCAGCAGGCAGGTAAGTGA
- the rplV gene encoding 50S ribosomal protein L22: protein MEVAAKLSGARISAQKARLVADQIRGKKVGEALNLLAFSSKKAAEIMKKVLESAVANAEHNEGADVDDLKVSTVFVNEGRSLKRIMPRAKGRADRIVKRSCHITVKVADK, encoded by the coding sequence ATGGAAGTAGCCGCTAAGTTGTCGGGCGCTCGAATCTCCGCCCAGAAAGCCCGCTTGGTCGCCGACCAGATCCGCGGGAAGAAGGTGGGCGAAGCGCTCAACCTGTTGGCTTTCAGCAGTAAGAAAGCCGCCGAGATCATGAAAAAAGTGCTGGAGTCGGCCGTAGCCAACGCCGAGCATAACGAAGGCGCAGACGTTGATGACCTGAAGGTCAGCACCGTTTTCGTCAACGAAGGGCGTTCGCTGAAGCGCATCATGCCACGTGCCAAAGGCCGTGCTGATCGCATCGTCAAGCGGTCTTGCCATATCACTGTCAAGGTTGCTGACAAGTAA
- the rpsC gene encoding 30S ribosomal protein S3, translating into MGQKVHPIGIRLGIVKEHTSVWYADGRTYADYLLADLKVREYLQDKLKSASVSRIDIHRPAQTARITIHTARPGIVIGKKGEDVEKLRQDLTKQMGVPVHINIEEIRKPELDGMLVAQSVAQQLERRVMFRRAMKRAVQNAMRIGAKGIKIQVSGRLGGAEIARTEWYREGRVPLHTLRADIDYATYEAHTTYGVIGVKVWIFKGEVIGGRQEELKPQAPAPRKKAAK; encoded by the coding sequence ATGGGTCAGAAAGTACATCCCATTGGCATTCGCCTGGGAATCGTCAAGGAGCACACCTCCGTCTGGTACGCAGACGGTCGGACTTATGCGGACTATTTGCTCGCAGATCTGAAGGTGCGTGAGTATCTCCAAGACAAACTAAAAAGCGCGTCCGTAAGCCGTATCGATATCCATCGTCCGGCTCAAACTGCACGCATCACCATCCACACCGCTCGTCCAGGTATCGTTATCGGGAAGAAAGGTGAAGATGTTGAAAAACTGCGTCAGGACCTGACCAAGCAAATGGGTGTGCCTGTGCACATCAATATCGAAGAGATCCGCAAGCCGGAACTCGACGGTATGCTGGTTGCCCAGAGCGTAGCTCAGCAGCTGGAGCGTCGTGTGATGTTCCGTCGCGCCATGAAGCGCGCCGTACAGAACGCCATGCGCATTGGTGCCAAAGGCATCAAAATCCAAGTGAGCGGTCGTCTCGGCGGTGCTGAAATCGCACGTACTGAATGGTATCGCGAAGGTCGTGTGCCACTGCACACCCTGCGTGCCGATATCGACTATGCCACCTACGAAGCTCACACCACCTACGGTGTGATCGGTGTAAAGGTTTGGATCTTCAAAGGCGAAGTAATTGGTGGTCGCCAAGAAGAACTGAAACCACAAGCACCAGCGCCTCGTAAAAAAGCTGCTAAGTAA
- the rplD gene encoding 50S ribosomal protein L4, protein MQLNVNDAQAIEVSELTFGGEFNETLVHQAVVAYMAGGRQGSKQQKTRSDVRGGGKRPWRQKGTGRARAGTIRSPIWRGGGTTFAARPQDHSQKLNKKMYRAAMRSILAELVRTDRLVVVQDFAVETPKTKDLLGKLNNMSLTDVLIVSDAVDQNLYLAARNLPHVDVRDVQGSDPVSLIAYDKVLITVSAVKKFEELLG, encoded by the coding sequence ATGCAATTAAATGTAAATGACGCTCAAGCGATCGAAGTTTCCGAACTGACATTTGGCGGCGAGTTCAACGAGACGCTGGTTCACCAAGCAGTCGTGGCCTACATGGCTGGCGGCCGTCAAGGTAGCAAGCAGCAAAAGACCCGTTCCGACGTTCGTGGTGGCGGTAAGCGCCCATGGCGTCAGAAAGGTACTGGCCGTGCTCGTGCCGGTACTATCCGCAGCCCAATCTGGCGCGGCGGCGGCACCACTTTCGCAGCTCGTCCACAGGATCACTCCCAGAAGCTGAACAAGAAGATGTACCGCGCAGCAATGCGTTCCATCCTTGCTGAGCTGGTGCGTACTGATCGTCTGGTCGTGGTTCAGGATTTCGCAGTTGAAACTCCGAAAACCAAAGACCTGCTGGGCAAACTGAACAACATGAGCCTGACCGACGTTCTGATCGTGTCTGACGCTGTTGATCAGAACCTGTACCTGGCTGCTCGCAACCTGCCACACGTAGATGTACGTGACGTGCAAGGTTCCGATCCAGTTAGTCTGATCGCATACGACAAGGTGTTGATCACCGTGTCGGCCGTGAAGAAATTCGAGGAGCTGCTGGGATGA
- the rplX gene encoding 50S ribosomal protein L24 — protein MQKIRRDDEIIVIAGKDKGKRGKVLKVLADNRLVVGGLNLVKRHTKPNPMSGVQGGIVEKEAPLHASNVAIFNGETNKADRVGFKVEDGKKIRVFKSTQKAVDA, from the coding sequence ATGCAAAAGATTCGTCGTGACGACGAGATCATCGTGATCGCCGGCAAAGACAAAGGTAAGCGCGGTAAGGTGCTGAAGGTTCTTGCTGACAACCGTCTGGTTGTTGGTGGTCTGAACCTGGTCAAGCGTCATACCAAGCCTAACCCGATGTCGGGCGTACAGGGCGGTATCGTCGAGAAAGAAGCGCCACTGCACGCTTCCAACGTCGCCATCTTCAACGGCGAAACCAACAAGGCTGACCGCGTTGGTTTCAAAGTAGAAGACGGTAAGAAAATTCGTGTCTTCAAGTCGACCCAAAAAGCGG